The following is a genomic window from Thioclava electrotropha.
CGCGTCTGATCGCGGCACGGGAGAAATTCGCGCCGCGCTTCGGGATCACCGAGGCAGAGGTCTCGCGGGCGGGTCATGTCGGAGGGGGCGCTGCCCCCGCGCGCTGACGCGCGCCCCCCGGGATATTTCCGCCAAGAGGAAGTTAAACCTTCCGTAACCAGAATCGCCTGATCCTGATCTCGCGGAACAGGCGAGGACGCCGATGACCGCCCAAGGGGAAGCGCCCGGCCTGCCGCCCGCAACCGGGTTCGAGCCGGGCGTTTTTCTTCCTCTTGGGAGAAATATCCCGGGGGAGGCCGCAGGCCGGGGGCGGAGCCCCTTACAGGTTGTCCGTGACGCGGAAGCCTTCGGGGATCGTGTCGCGCCCTTCCAGCACCAGATCGACCATCACCTCGGCCACTTTCGGCGCCATGCCGAAGCCGATCTTGAACCCGCCATTGGCGATGAAATGTCCCTGACGGTCGGGCCAGTCGCCGAGCATCGGCGCGCGCGACTTGGCGCGCGGGCGCACCCCGGCCCAACGGTCGATCACCGGCGCCTCGGTCAGCGGCGGGCAAAGCGCGCGGGCCTTCTCGATCAGCGCGTCGAGCTGCGCATCGGTCGTGTCGGGCGCGTCGAATTCGCGCTCGGAGGTCGACCCGATCGCGACCGTGCCGTCTGAATGGGGAATGATGTGGAGGCTCTCCGCGAAGAGCTGCGGCACGTCGCCAGCCGCGTATCGGAAGAGCGCCGATTGGCCCTTCACGCCGGTGCCGACGGTTTTGCCGACCACCGCGTTCAGCTCTGCCAGACCTTCGGCGCCCGTCGCGTGGATCACAGGACCGACCTCCTCGGCCTCGCCGATCACGACCTCCGCGCCCATCGCTTTGAGCGCCGCGACCAGCGCGGCCCCGGCGGCGCGCGGATTGGCGCGGGCGGTGAGCGTGTCGTGGATCACGAGCCCGGTGGGCGAGGGCGGTGCGAAGGCCCCGAATTCCGTAGCCTCGGCCACGCGCCATGTGGCGAAGCCTTGCCATAGCTCGGCCGCCCCTTCCGCTCGCTCCTTGGCGCGTGCGATCTGCGCCTCATCCGCCAGCGGCTGCAGCCGCCCGAGACGCGCGTAGCCCGGGTCGCCGCCGCCAATGCGCTGCACGTCGGCCCAGAAGGCTTCCGCCATGCGCAGGCTCTCGAACTGGAACTGCTTCTTGGGGTTCCAGTTCTCCGGCACATGCGGGGCGAGCGCGCCGACATGGCCGCCCGAACTACCCGCACCGATGCGGCTGCGCTCGATCAGCCGGACCTTCGCGCCGCGCTTTGCTGCCTGATACGCGATCGCGAGGCCGAAGATGCCGCCGCCGCGCACGGTTATGTCGTGTCTGCCGCTTGTCATTTCGCGCCTCCTGCTTCAAGGCTGGGCCGGAGACTGTGGACTATCCCCGATGAACGCCCCTGACCAGAGCAAAGCCGATCTCGATTGGCGCGATGACCTTGTGCCGGTCTCGCGGCGGTTTGACGATCCCTACTTCAGCCTTGCGGGCGGTCTGGACGAGACGCGGCATGTGTTTCTGGCGGGCAATGATTTGCCCGCGCGGCTGCGTCCGGGCTTTCAAGTGGCCGAGCTGGGCTTCGGCACGGGGCTGAACCTGCTGGCGCTGCGGCTGGCCTGTCCCGAGGACTGCCCGATCCGCTTCACCTCCTTCGAGGCCTACCCGATGGAGGCCGACGAGATCGCGCGGGCGCTGGACGCATTTCCGGAGGTCGCGCCCGTCGCCGGTCCTTATCTGGAAGCCTGGGGTGCGGGGCAGCGCCAGTTTCAACTCGGTCCGATCGCGGTGGAGATCATCGAGGGGGATGCGCGCGCGGCGCTTCCCGCTTGGGCGGGAAAAGCCGATGCGTGGTTCCTCGACGGGTTCTCGCCCGCGAAGAATCCTGAGCTTTGGGGCGAGGATCTGATGGCCGAGGTCGGCGCGCATACGGTGCCGTGCGGCTCCTTCGCGACCTATACGGCGGCAGGCTTCGTGCGCCGCGCCCTCGAGGCCGCGGGTTTCAACGTCAACCGCAGCCCGGGTTTCGGGCGCAAACGCCATATGTCGCGCGGGGTGAAACATGGTTGAACAATCGACCCGCCGCGGCATCGCGCTGATGGTCGCGGTGACCTTCATCTTCGCGCTTCAGGACGGCATCTCGCGCCATCTGGCCGAGACCTATAACGTCTACATGGCGCTGATGGTGCGGTTCTGGTTCTTCGCCGCCTTCGTGCTGGTGATCGCGGCGCGCAGCCCTGGCGGGATCAAGCGGGCGACGCGCTCGGGCCTGCCTTGGGCGCAGGTGATCCGCTCGCTCATCTTGATCACCGAGGTGGTCGTGATGGTGCAGGCCTTCGTCTATCTCGGGCTCGTTCATTCTCATGCTGTCTTCGCCTGCTACCCGCTGCTGGTCGCGGCGCTGTCCGGGCCGGTGTTGGGCGAGAAGGTCGGCTGGCGGCGCGTGGCGGCGATCGGTGTGGGCTTCATCGGGGTGCTCATCATCCTCAAGCCCGGCTTCGGTGTGTTCTCTCCCTATGCGCTGATCCCGCTGGCGGCGGCGACGCTGTTCGCGCTCTACTCGCTGATGACGCGCTATGTGGGTCGGGTCGATCCGGCCTCGGTGTCCTTCTTCTACACCGGCGTGATCGGGGCGCTGGTGATCACCGCAGTCGGCATCTGGCACTGGGAGAACATGATCGCGTCGGACTGGGCGTGGATGGTCGTGCTGTGCTTCACCGCCGCGACCGGGCATTTCCTGCTGATCAAGGCTTATGAAGTCGCCGAGGCCTCGGCGATCCAGCCCTTCGCCTATCTGCAACTGGTCTTCGCTTCGACGCTGGGCGTCGTGGTCTTCGGCGAGTCGCTGGAATGGAACGTGGTGATCGGCGCGGGCGTCGTGGTCAGCGCGGGGCTCTTTACCCTATGGCGCGCGCGGGTGGCCCAAGAGGCGTGACCGCCTCTTTCGGCTTGGTTCAAATATCCCGGGGTGAGGCCGTCAGGCCGAGGGGGCAGCGCCCCTATCCTCTTTTCATTTGTCGCCCTGCGGCGACGGGGGCAGCGCCCCTCAATCTTTCACTTCACCGCGCAGGATGTCGGTGAACTTCACCTCAGCCTTGCCAAGCCGCGCGCGGTAGGGCGGGATCGCCTCGGAGACGCGCATGACGTAGTTGCGGGTCTCGGTGAAGGGTATCATCTCGACCCAGTCGATCACGTCGACCGTGCCGATCCGCGGATCGCCGCGGTCCTCCATCCAGCTCCGCGGACGTCCGGGCCCGGCATTGTAGCCCGAGGCGACCAGCACCGAAGACGGCC
Proteins encoded in this region:
- a CDS encoding NAD(P)/FAD-dependent oxidoreductase — protein: MTSGRHDITVRGGGIFGLAIAYQAAKRGAKVRLIERSRIGAGSSGGHVGALAPHVPENWNPKKQFQFESLRMAEAFWADVQRIGGGDPGYARLGRLQPLADEAQIARAKERAEGAAELWQGFATWRVAEATEFGAFAPPSPTGLVIHDTLTARANPRAAGAALVAALKAMGAEVVIGEAEEVGPVIHATGAEGLAELNAVVGKTVGTGVKGQSALFRYAAGDVPQLFAESLHIIPHSDGTVAIGSTSEREFDAPDTTDAQLDALIEKARALCPPLTEAPVIDRWAGVRPRAKSRAPMLGDWPDRQGHFIANGGFKIGFGMAPKVAEVMVDLVLEGRDTIPEGFRVTDNL
- the mnmD gene encoding tRNA (5-methylaminomethyl-2-thiouridine)(34)-methyltransferase MnmD, translating into MNAPDQSKADLDWRDDLVPVSRRFDDPYFSLAGGLDETRHVFLAGNDLPARLRPGFQVAELGFGTGLNLLALRLACPEDCPIRFTSFEAYPMEADEIARALDAFPEVAPVAGPYLEAWGAGQRQFQLGPIAVEIIEGDARAALPAWAGKADAWFLDGFSPAKNPELWGEDLMAEVGAHTVPCGSFATYTAAGFVRRALEAAGFNVNRSPGFGRKRHMSRGVKHG
- a CDS encoding DMT family transporter, which translates into the protein MVEQSTRRGIALMVAVTFIFALQDGISRHLAETYNVYMALMVRFWFFAAFVLVIAARSPGGIKRATRSGLPWAQVIRSLILITEVVVMVQAFVYLGLVHSHAVFACYPLLVAALSGPVLGEKVGWRRVAAIGVGFIGVLIILKPGFGVFSPYALIPLAAATLFALYSLMTRYVGRVDPASVSFFYTGVIGALVITAVGIWHWENMIASDWAWMVVLCFTAATGHFLLIKAYEVAEASAIQPFAYLQLVFASTLGVVVFGESLEWNVVIGAGVVVSAGLFTLWRARVAQEA